In the Solanum pennellii chromosome 5, SPENNV200 genome, one interval contains:
- the LOC107018618 gene encoding vacuolar protein sorting-associated protein 32 homolog 2: protein MFSRIFGKPKQETNALMTLDKLNETLEMLEKKEKVLQKKASTEVEKAKDFTRAKNKRAAIQCLKRKRLYEQQIEQLGNFQLRIHDQMIMLEGAKATTETVDALRTGASAMKAMQKATNIDDVDKTMDEINEQTENMKQIQEALATPIGAAADFDEDELEAELEELEGAELEEQLLQPATTAPAAPVHVPAGKQPARPIPQKRTAEEDELAALQAEMAL, encoded by the exons ATGTTTTCGCGGATATTCGGGAAACCCAAGCAGGAAACTAATGCTCTTATGACTCTTGACAAATTAAACGAG ACACTGGAGATGCttgagaaaaaggaaaaggtgCTTCAGAAGAAGGCCTCTACAGAGGTTGAGAAGGCCAAAGATTTTACAAGAGCAAAGAACAAAAGAG CTGCAATACAGTGTTTGAAGAGGAAGAGGCTCTACGAACAACAAATTGAGCAGCTTGGCAATTTCCAGCTACGCATCCATGATCAG ATGATAATGTTAGAAGGCGCAAAAGCTACAACTGAAACTGTTGATGCTTTGCGGACTGGAGCTTCTGCAATGAAAGCAATGCAGAAAGCAAC AAATATTGATGATGTAGACAAGACAatggatgaaataaatgaaCAGACAGAGAATATGAAACAAATACAGGAGGCTTTGGCTACTCCAATTGGTGCAGCAGCTGATTTTGATGAG GATGAATTGGAGGCAGAACTTGAAGAATTGGAAGGTGCTGAATTAGAAGAGCAACTGCTTCAACCAGCAACTACAGCTCCTGCTGCTCCAGTCCATGTTCCTGCAGGGAAGCAACCTGCTCGGCCCATTCCTCAGAAGCGTACAGCTGAAGAAGATGAACTTGCTGCATTGCAAGCAGAGATGGCTCTTTGA